From Neoarius graeffei isolate fNeoGra1 chromosome 27, fNeoGra1.pri, whole genome shotgun sequence:
CTCGGGTTAGTCTGTGTGGGGTTCCTCAGGGTTCGCTGTTTTCCTGCCAAACACATTACACAGCACCATGCAGTATAGCAAGTGTTACTGCAGGTTTGTTCATATATGGTGATATGAAGCTGATAGGGTGGATGGTATTagttggtgtttgtttgtttaaagctCATACTTCTGGTTTATGGATTGGGTCTAAGTGAAGGTCCTAAACGTAGCCTGATCATTATGAATCTAAGCAGCATTTTTAGGAAGTAGGCACAAAGTCTTTATAGAATCTCCTGATAGGAAGTCCATGCGCTAATAAAAGATAGCGGTTATGTGACTGTGACTAAAATCAGATATCTCTTCTGCAGTATAAATAAACGTCGCAACCTAAACACCACAAGGCCTTAATAACGcttctcttctttttctttctcaggtTCCTCAACTCGTCCCAGTCAGCCCCGGAGGAGGTGGCAAAGCCACGTCACCCAGCAAGATGAAGAAGACGATGCTGGACAAGGACAGCGAGGAATACAGGCAGCGGCGCGAACGCAACAACCTGGCCGTGAAGAAGAGCCGCATGCGCAGCAAGCAGAAGGCGCAGGACACGCAGCAGCGTGTCAACGAGCTTAAAGAGGAGAACGAGAGATTGGAggccaagatcaagctgctcagcAAAGAGCTCAGTGTGCTCAAAGACCTGTTCCTGGAGCACGCACACAACCTGGCTGACAACGTGCAGCCTGCTACCGCAGCAACCGTCGCCCCCGGAGACCTCTGTAACAACAACAACCAGTGAGATCGAGTGACTTGTTCGGGGCGCCAACTCTGTACTATAATAATCTCGGTTAACCTTTTTCTTAAGGAAATGGAAGCTTTCCTGATTGTTTTTTAGGCCGTTTGCATTTCACAAGAATGAAGCTTTCCCTTTAGGcttgagattaaaaaaaagaaaataatcaataataTTTAATTATGAGCACTCTGGACTTTAAAACAAGTACAAGATGGTTTATTTCCCAAACTGAAACATCAGAAACACTGCATGATTTTGGATTGGAATTGGGtggggttttttcttttttttttctttttttttcctcttctcaaTTCATAAGCTTTTTCACGATCCCTCTCGTCTTTCTTCCTATCGTCCTCTTTTTTGACGCGGTGTATAAATAAGCGTGGAGGGAACGCGGAAAAGTATTAGCACAGCTTAGGAATGCCGTAGGTTTGGATTTTGTTTCCGTTTATGACTACAGCGAGTCACTCGGGGAGACAGCATCGAAAACAAGCAGCAGATTTTCGCAAAAGCCTCGCCGCAGGTCCGTGACAGCTTTTCAAATTCATAAGAATCTCTCCAAGCATGTTCGGGCAAATCGATCCAACTCTcacaaggcagcagcaaagaaaaaagaCGCAAAGAAGAGACAAAAGGAGCAGTGTCCTGGAAACAGACGGATAGATTTTAATTATACCTGAGGGCTGTTTTAAAGGGGCTTTCCCTCCTCCATCTCCTTGGATGATATCTTTGTTATAAGCGCGTTTTGTTTAACTTAAGAAGACAGGGACTCAGGCCGCGAGGGATGTGCGCGATCAGGGAAATCGGACGGTCGTGTCCAACTTTGACGTGAAATTGCAGGGGTGGACAAATCAATAGCCCGGGACAAGAGAGAAATAAGTACACAGCAACTTCTTTTCCTTTATTGGCTTTCATGAAACAGAATATATGGTGTTTTGGTACGTAGTCGTGTTTAAACGTAGCACGCTTTGTGTGATGCGTCTCGACTGTGTAACTACAGCAAGCTTATGTACAATACACATCAGTTGAGACGGTCTGACTCGCAGGTGTGCCGAAAACCGTGCAGAAATAAAGTGAAGCACAAAGCTGAAGTGTATGAGAAATCAAGGCGCGACCCAGGCGGACGGAAGATCACATCTCGTGCCTAACGACTTTTCATGTCAAGGGCACGAACACGATGTGCTACATGAGCGTAACCATGTCGATCGTCACTCTTGGTGcatttactggcatttagcagacgctgttatccagagcgacgtacaacatacctagagcagcctggggagcagttgggggtttggtgccttgctcaagggcacttcagccattcctgctgggccagggaatcgaactggcaaccttatGGTCCCAAAGCCAC
This genomic window contains:
- the cebpg gene encoding CCAAT/enhancer-binding protein gamma, coding for MSKQPQQKLTNTDQNGVSVIQSQAHSSVVQTAGATAGLQQVPQLVPVSPGGGGKATSPSKMKKTMLDKDSEEYRQRRERNNLAVKKSRMRSKQKAQDTQQRVNELKEENERLEAKIKLLSKELSVLKDLFLEHAHNLADNVQPATAATVAPGDLCNNNNQ